The following are encoded in a window of Carya illinoinensis cultivar Pawnee chromosome 15, C.illinoinensisPawnee_v1, whole genome shotgun sequence genomic DNA:
- the LOC122296689 gene encoding uncharacterized protein LOC122296689 encodes MKEDLTQRWSSLKLTEAEQQELFLPDEDILSSNPRGNLCLLASILNDRTLNREAFKNTMAKVWNTSGWLTFKEFCPNKFLLEFQLLSDKKKVLHGRPWSFDCHRICLKEFESDLSPIEVQFNLEPFWVQAHNLPFVGMNRQLGERIGEAIGKVHTVEVDDQGHGWGSFLRIKVDVDVTKPLVHGRMVNLGGKQSRSHFKYERLPNFCFKCGLLKHVNGKCPNFGLTNQSQDQYRQWMRAPNSFPPQVPVKKYGGTPEYSSQGSPP; translated from the coding sequence ATGAAAGAAGATCTCACACAACGATGGAGCTCCCTGAAACTTACAGAAGCAGAACAGCAGGAGCTATTCTTACCAGATGAAGACATACTATCTTCCAATCCGAGAGGCAACTTGTGCCTCCTTGCCTCTATACTAAATGACAGAACATTGAACCGAGAAGCATTCAAAAACACAATGGCTAAGGTATGGAATACTTCCGGTTGGCTAACTTTCAAAGAATTTTGTCCCAACAAGTTCTTACTGGAGTTCCAACTTTTGTCCGACAAAAAGAAAGTACTTCATGGAAGGCCCTGGTCCTTCGACTGTCACCGTATATGCCTTAAGGAGTTCGAGAGTGACTTGTCTCCCATCGAAGTGCAATTCAACTTGGAGCCTTTCTGGGTACAAGCCCACAACCTCCCCTTCGTAGGCATGAACAGACAATTGGGGGAAAGGATAGGGGAAGCAATTGGCAAGGTCCATACGGTGGAAGTAGACGATCAGGGACATGGGTGGGGGAGTTTCCTAAGAATCAAAGTAGACGTGGATGTCACCAAGCCACTGGTGCATGGTCGGATGGTTAACTTAGGAGGTAAACAATCTCGGTCACATTTCAAATATGAACGCCTACCCAATTTCTGTTTCAAATGTGGTTTACTCAAACATGTAAATGGCAAATGTCCCAACTTTGGTCTGACTAACCAATCCCAAGACCAGTACAGGCAATGGATGAGAGCTCCCAACTCCTTCCCACCTCAAGTTCCtgtgaagaaatatggaggGACACCGGAGTACTCATCTCAGGGATCACCTCCTTGA